A genomic region of Desulfomicrobium apsheronum contains the following coding sequences:
- a CDS encoding MinD/ParA family protein: protein MSSSLPIVLSVTSGKGGVGKTNVSVNLALCLSKLGKRCVILDADLGLANVDVVLGLTPERNLFHVFHEGVSLGDILCPTEYGFSILPAASGVSEMLSLSTGQKLELLEAMDVLEDSIDFLIVDTGAGINDNVLYFNLAAQERLVVVTPEPTSLTDAYALIKVLKLRHGVDKFHIVVNMAKNEKSAKDIFAKLYNACDHFLTGVSLNFVGAIPQDKAVRQAVIEQQPFCSLTPDTEASLAMQRIARNVVHWTPQDHLDGNIKFFWKKLLFAE from the coding sequence ATGAGCTCCTCTCTCCCCATTGTACTCTCGGTCACCTCCGGCAAGGGAGGCGTCGGCAAAACGAACGTTTCCGTCAATCTCGCCCTGTGCCTGAGCAAGCTCGGCAAGCGATGCGTCATACTTGACGCGGACCTCGGGCTGGCCAACGTGGATGTCGTGCTGGGCCTGACTCCGGAGCGAAACCTATTCCATGTGTTCCACGAAGGGGTCTCCCTGGGCGACATCCTCTGTCCCACCGAATATGGATTCTCAATCCTCCCGGCGGCCAGTGGAGTCAGCGAGATGCTGTCCCTGTCCACAGGGCAGAAACTCGAACTTCTGGAAGCCATGGACGTGCTGGAAGACAGCATCGACTTTCTGATCGTAGACACGGGAGCGGGCATCAACGACAATGTGCTCTATTTCAACCTCGCGGCCCAGGAGCGCCTGGTGGTCGTCACGCCGGAGCCGACCTCCCTCACCGACGCATACGCCCTGATCAAGGTACTGAAGCTCAGGCATGGCGTGGACAAATTTCATATCGTGGTCAACATGGCCAAGAACGAAAAATCGGCCAAGGACATCTTTGCCAAGCTGTACAATGCGTGCGACCACTTCCTGACCGGGGTCTCCCTGAATTTCGTCGGCGCCATTCCCCAGGACAAGGCCGTGCGCCAGGCCGTCATCGAGCAGCAGCCTTTTTGCAGCCTGACCCCCGACACCGAAGCCTCCCTGGCGATGCAACGCATCGCCCGAAACGTGGTGCACTGGACACCGCAGGATCATCTCGATGGGAACATCAAGTTCTTCTGGAAGAAGCTCCTCTTTGCGGAATAA
- a CDS encoding FliA/WhiG family RNA polymerase sigma factor has translation MGTSSSSGRSSSLRNNSAEPVWAVLEQPGITFASLSPSDKDCIARGFASRIKIIALHLKAKLPAHIELSDLISAGTLGLMEALGKFQPELNIRFETFADSRIRGAMLDELRRMDWYSRGLRQRIKKLEQVIRDFEQENGHAPSRNDLLELTGQDRQELEATLEAVNSQIILSLDAIQDQWNQPGEGGNHREPFASVAFHDIIDKLGHLIDRLNEREKLVLSLYYTEELNMKEVALALDITEGRVSQLHSQALGKLKKMFVREYGDIN, from the coding sequence ATGGGAACATCAAGTTCTTCTGGAAGAAGCTCCTCTTTGCGGAATAATTCCGCAGAACCTGTCTGGGCCGTTCTGGAGCAGCCGGGCATCACTTTTGCGTCCCTGAGTCCATCGGACAAGGATTGCATCGCTCGCGGCTTTGCCTCCCGCATCAAGATCATCGCCCTGCATCTTAAAGCCAAACTCCCGGCCCATATCGAACTATCCGACCTGATCAGCGCGGGCACACTTGGCCTCATGGAGGCGTTGGGCAAATTCCAGCCGGAACTAAACATCCGCTTCGAAACGTTCGCCGACAGCCGCATACGCGGGGCCATGCTGGACGAACTGCGGCGCATGGACTGGTACTCCAGGGGGCTTCGCCAGCGCATCAAAAAGCTTGAACAGGTCATCAGGGATTTCGAGCAGGAAAATGGACACGCCCCTTCACGCAACGATCTTCTGGAGCTCACCGGACAGGACCGCCAGGAGCTTGAGGCGACGCTTGAGGCAGTCAACTCCCAGATCATCCTGAGCCTTGATGCGATCCAGGACCAATGGAACCAACCCGGAGAGGGGGGCAATCACCGCGAACCCTTTGCCTCCGTGGCCTTCCACGACATCATTGACAAGCTCGGTCATCTCATCGATAGACTTAATGAACGGGAAAAGCTGGTCTTAAGTTTGTATTACACTGAAGAACTCAATATGAAAGAAGTGGCGCTGGCCCTCGACATAACCGAAGGGCGGGTCTCTCAGCTGCACTCCCAAGCGCTTGGAAAGCTCAAGAAAATGTTTGTGCGCGAATACGGCGATATCAACTGA
- a CDS encoding chemotaxis response regulator CheY has product MAVNTNMRVLIVDDFSTMRRIIKNILRQLGFNNIIEADDGTAAWEVLTKDQVDFIISDWNMPQMTGIELLRKVRASEEFGDLPFLMVTAEAQQENIIEAVQAKVSNYIVKPFTAETLGQKINKIFE; this is encoded by the coding sequence ATGGCGGTCAATACGAACATGCGGGTGCTCATCGTTGATGATTTTTCGACCATGCGACGGATCATCAAGAATATTCTTCGTCAGCTCGGTTTCAACAACATCATCGAAGCTGACGACGGAACAGCGGCCTGGGAAGTCCTGACCAAGGACCAGGTGGATTTCATAATCTCCGATTGGAACATGCCGCAGATGACCGGCATCGAACTCCTGCGCAAGGTGCGGGCCAGCGAGGAATTCGGCGACCTGCCCTTTCTCATGGTCACTGCTGAAGCCCAGCAGGAAAACATCATCGAAGCCGTGCAGGCCAAAGTGTCCAATTACATAGTCAAGCCCTTCACTGCCGAGACCCTGGGGCAAAAAATCAATAAAATCTTCGAATAA
- a CDS encoding flagellar basal body-associated FliL family protein: MILLILLAQISPEGDKNVALDDERLQDSVPKGLQKVELDLDDALFLEFEETEEETEATSVESLPEPEEAAPPSEQTETPAKKNRKKLWILGIAASLCLLFGAGGSYYFMKSGPPAPEEQTATESESSPEQHAPEGSASDAAESHENAKTQPPEQIEAYSLDQFQIEYKLDGKIRFLTCRFSISDTTEIMRAEIQAKKLFIRDGVYRYLKNSPLSLLDTSQESDKLKADLAAVINQTLKSGQVSEILLEEYVVK, translated from the coding sequence ATGATCCTGCTCATCCTTCTCGCCCAGATTTCCCCTGAAGGCGACAAAAACGTCGCCCTGGATGATGAACGCCTGCAGGACAGCGTCCCCAAAGGCCTGCAGAAAGTTGAACTCGATCTGGATGACGCCCTCTTTCTTGAATTCGAAGAAACCGAGGAAGAAACCGAAGCCACTTCCGTCGAATCCCTGCCTGAACCCGAGGAAGCGGCTCCTCCTTCGGAACAGACCGAAACACCCGCCAAGAAAAACCGAAAGAAATTATGGATTCTCGGAATTGCCGCAAGCCTGTGCTTGCTGTTTGGTGCCGGAGGATCCTACTACTTCATGAAATCCGGTCCGCCAGCCCCGGAAGAACAGACCGCCACAGAATCGGAAAGTTCCCCGGAACAGCACGCGCCCGAAGGTTCTGCTTCAGACGCTGCCGAGTCTCACGAAAATGCCAAGACCCAGCCGCCGGAACAAATCGAAGCCTACTCCCTCGATCAGTTTCAAATCGAGTACAAGCTCGACGGTAAAATCCGCTTTCTGACCTGCCGTTTTTCCATATCGGACACGACCGAGATAATGCGTGCTGAAATCCAGGCCAAAAAGCTGTTCATTCGCGACGGAGTATACCGATATCTCAAAAACTCGCCCCTCTCACTGCTGGATACCTCGCAAGAGTCCGATAAATTGAAGGCTGACCTGGCGGCTGTCATCAATCAGACCTTAAAGAGCGGCCAAGTGTCTGAAATTCTGCTGGAAGAATATGTGGTGAAATAA
- a CDS encoding tRNA dihydrouridine synthase: MKKTLFPITPDKPWLAPLAGYSDLPFRLLCHEYGCSAAVTEMVSAKGLIYNSPGTKELLQTCDEDSPLIVQLFGSEEPFLVQSIERLREAGFRYFDLNCGCPVRKVVKTGSGAALLKEPEKLLGIAKSMINEVEPGCMGFKIRLGWYVGQPVYLQVATKLEELGAGWVTMHPRFGAQGFTGHADWSHLKTLKEHVSLPVIASGDLFHAEDAMQCVEQTGVDSIMFARGALNDPSIFKRYLHLLRKEEPDSNSWTHMVGMVRRLSELYPQHDMERLGLLKMRTLVPRFLKGLPGARAIRRDIVFCKSWDDVFRILEAGMNEPEEEI, encoded by the coding sequence ATGAAAAAAACACTGTTCCCCATAACCCCCGACAAACCTTGGCTTGCGCCTCTGGCAGGATATTCCGATCTCCCTTTTCGGCTCCTGTGTCACGAGTATGGATGCAGCGCGGCCGTGACGGAAATGGTCAGCGCGAAGGGACTGATCTACAACAGTCCTGGCACCAAGGAGCTTCTTCAGACCTGTGATGAAGACAGCCCCCTGATCGTACAGCTTTTTGGATCGGAAGAGCCTTTTCTTGTTCAGTCCATCGAACGCCTGCGGGAAGCGGGCTTCCGCTATTTCGATCTCAACTGCGGTTGCCCGGTGCGCAAGGTTGTGAAAACAGGCAGCGGCGCAGCCCTGCTCAAGGAACCGGAAAAGCTCCTCGGCATTGCGAAATCCATGATCAACGAAGTAGAGCCCGGTTGCATGGGCTTCAAGATCCGTCTGGGCTGGTATGTCGGGCAACCAGTCTACCTACAGGTGGCCACCAAACTCGAGGAACTGGGCGCTGGCTGGGTGACCATGCATCCGCGCTTCGGAGCCCAGGGTTTCACCGGACATGCCGACTGGTCCCATCTGAAAACGCTGAAGGAACACGTGAGCCTGCCTGTCATCGCCAGCGGAGATCTCTTTCACGCGGAAGATGCCATGCAATGCGTCGAACAAACCGGTGTGGATAGCATCATGTTCGCGCGCGGAGCCTTGAACGATCCGTCAATTTTCAAACGATATCTGCACTTGCTACGAAAAGAAGAGCCGGATTCAAATTCATGGACGCACATGGTTGGCATGGTTCGCAGGCTCAGTGAGCTCTATCCGCAGCATGACATGGAGAGGCTTGGCCTGCTCAAAATGCGCACGCTGGTGCCCAGATTCCTTAAAGGCCTGCCCGGAGCACGCGCGATCCGTCGCGATATCGTATTCTGCAAGTCATGGGACGATGTTTTCAGGATTTTAGAAGCCGGCATGAATGAACCCGAGGAGGAGATCTGA
- the ispH gene encoding 4-hydroxy-3-methylbut-2-enyl diphosphate reductase encodes MELVIAKTAGFCMGVDMALHKLDNAVAAPPQDVTIYTLGPIIHNPQVLARYKEQGVLQTDGTKPLKTGDVVVIRAHGIPRRIQLELEAQNVTIVDATCPKVKKAQILIQRQAEQNKHLLLFGERDHPEVQGLVSYAPRHTVFETLEELCAHGIDSAETYFLAAQTTQDRESFNAVREYLIKHVDADMTILDTICMATKDRQEEVRELSHKVQAMVIVGGKNSGNTRRLAQIAQESGIFAVHVETAEELPLEELAAFERIGLTAGASTPSWIIEDVAQTLRMALPDKV; translated from the coding sequence ATGGAACTTGTCATCGCTAAAACAGCGGGCTTTTGCATGGGAGTGGACATGGCGCTGCACAAGCTGGACAACGCCGTGGCCGCTCCACCTCAAGATGTAACCATCTACACTCTGGGCCCCATCATCCATAATCCGCAGGTCCTGGCACGATACAAGGAGCAGGGGGTGCTGCAAACCGACGGAACAAAACCTTTGAAAACGGGAGATGTCGTGGTCATTCGCGCCCATGGAATCCCAAGGCGCATACAGTTGGAACTGGAAGCACAAAACGTGACGATCGTTGATGCTACCTGTCCCAAGGTCAAAAAAGCCCAAATTCTTATCCAGAGGCAAGCCGAGCAGAACAAACACCTGCTTCTCTTCGGAGAACGCGATCATCCAGAAGTGCAAGGACTGGTGAGTTACGCCCCTAGGCACACCGTGTTCGAAACTCTCGAAGAATTGTGCGCACATGGAATTGATTCTGCTGAAACCTATTTTCTTGCGGCCCAGACCACGCAAGACAGGGAATCTTTCAATGCCGTACGCGAATATCTCATCAAGCATGTCGATGCAGACATGACTATTCTCGACACGATCTGCATGGCAACCAAGGACCGTCAGGAGGAAGTCCGCGAGCTGTCCCACAAGGTTCAGGCAATGGTCATCGTCGGAGGAAAGAATAGCGGAAACACAAGAAGATTGGCTCAAATAGCGCAGGAATCAGGGATATTCGCAGTCCACGTCGAAACAGCTGAAGAGCTCCCCCTGGAGGAACTTGCCGCGTTTGAACGTATCGGGTTGACCGCTGGAGCCTCAACCCCTTCCTGGATCATTGAGGATGTCGCACAGACACTTCGCATGGCTCTTCCTGACAAGGTATAG